The following coding sequences are from one Triticum aestivum cultivar Chinese Spring chromosome 5A, IWGSC CS RefSeq v2.1, whole genome shotgun sequence window:
- the LOC123106490 gene encoding eukaryotic translation initiation factor 3 subunit A, giving the protein MSTIFAKPESALRRAEELIHVGQKQAALEALHDLITSRRCRSWQKPLEKAMMRYVELCVDLRKGRFAKDGLIQYSRIVCQQQLNNVSSLEEVVKHFMHLSSKKAEEAAMDHQAQALDVHDLEAPEDLMLSYVSGKDRSESDTPYLKFLWETYRTVLEVLRNNSKLEALYAMAAHKAFQFCKQYKRSAEFRRLCEMIRNHLANLNRSYRDRPDLTAPESCQLYLDTRVEQLKIAAELSLSQEAFRSVEDIHGLMSMVQRTPKPSVLAVYYAKLTEIFWTSESHYLYHAYARLELFNLHKCHNKNLTRKDLQLLASSALLAALSVTPYYDHESGLSHLELENEKGRSSRMANLLNSSFDSKRENREKVSRASLLSELAARGVVSCASQEVQDLYNLMEHEFLPLDLASKVQPLFSKISTIGGKLSSAPSVPEIQLSQYQPALEKLTTLRVLQQASRVFQSMRIDTLSRMIPFFDFNVVEKIAVDAVKHNFVAMKVDHLSGAVRFSNTEIESDVFGASHLIGALADSLNKAVHKPSEVGSLAGVVEKEHQRLLARKSIIEKRKEDYERQILEKEKAEEAKRLSIQKKSADEERERLLKDRRLREQQRIRQEIEDRAQREIGKTEQKVTKQGAMELVSHYLAYRMSRQGMEKRLEKLAKRMDHLERARRQEEAPLIEEAFRRRVEEEKVLHEQEQLRENEISEQRHAGDLLEKKRLSRFLEHKNAFQERVVQRREAEFLSLTKEREERISQLVSSRRRERETARKLTYYLKMEEQRIQRAREEEEQRIQRAREEEEQRIQRAREEEEQREEEERERREEAPPARSNQPWRRRSGPSANSSSSGSWRH; this is encoded by the exons ATGTCGACGATCTTCGCGAAGCCCGAGAGCGCCCTGAGGAGGGCGGAGGAGCTGATCCACGTCGGGCAGAAGCAGGCGGCGCTGGAGGCGCTGCACGACCTCATCACGTCGAGAAGATGCCGGTCATGGCAGAAGCCTCTCGAGAAGGCCATGATGAGGTACGTGGAGCTGTGCGTGGATCTGAGGAAGGGCAGGTTCGCCAAGGACGGCCTCATCCAGTACTCCAGGATCGTCTGCCAGCAGCAGCTCAACAACGTGTCGTCTCTGGAGGAGGTCGTAAAGCACTTCATGCATCTGTCCAGCAAGAAGGCCGAGGAGGCCGCCATGGATCACCAGGCGCAGGCTCTGGACGTCCATGACCTGGAAGCACCGGAGGACCTGATGCTCAGCTACGTTAGCGGGAAGGACCGGTCTGAATCTGACACCCCGTATCTCAAGTTTCTGTGGGAGACGTACCGGACGGTGCTGGAGGTGCTGAGGAACAACTCCAAGCTCGAAGCGCTGTATGCCATGGCAGCCCACAAGGCCTTTCAGTTCTGCAAGCAGTACAAAAGATCCGCCGAGTTCCGGAGGCTGTGTGAGATGATCAGAAACCATCTTGCAAATCTCAACAGATCATATCGAGATCGTCCTGATCTGACCGCCCCTGAGAGCTGCCAGTTGTACCTTGATACCAGGGTTGAGCAACTCAAGATTGCCGCAGAGCTTTCCCTGTCCCAGGAAGCCTTCCGGTCTGTGGAGGACATCCATGGCTTGATGAGCATGGTTCAGAGGACTCCAAAACCATCCGTCCTGGCCGTGTATTACGCCAAGCTGACTGAGATATTCTGGACGTCTGAGAGTCACTACTTGTATCATGCATATGCACGGCTGGAGCTTTTCAACTTGCACAAGTGTCACAACAAGAATTTAACTCGGAAGGATCTGCAATTACTAGCGTCTTCTGCTTTGCTCGCTGCGCTTTCTGTTACACCATATTATGACCATGAGTCTGGTCTATCTCATCTGGAGCTTGAAAACGAAAAGGGGCGCAGCTCGCGTATGGCAAACCTTCTCAATTCCTCCTTTGACTCCAAGCGTGAGAACAGAGAAAAG GTTTCAAGAGCATCTCTTCTTTCTGAGTTGGCTGCCAGAGGTGTGGTTTCATGTGCTTCCCAAGAAGTGCAAGATCTTTACAACCTTATGGAGCATGAGTTCCTTCCTCTGGATCTAGCATCAAAAGTGCAACCTCTGTTTTCCAAGATTTCTACAATCGGAGGAAAGCTTTCATCTGCACCTTCAGTTCCAGAGATTCAGTTATCGCAGTACCAACCTGCATTGGAAAAGCTTACTACACTGAGGGTGCTGCAGCAG GCATCTCGTGTTTTCCAGTCCATGAGAATTGATACACTCTCTAGAATGATCCCCTTCTTTGACTTCAATGTCGTGGAGAAGATCGCTGTTGACGCCGTCAAGCACAATTTTGTTGCTATGAAAGTTGACCATTTGTCTGGAGCTGTTCGTTTCAGCAACACAGAGATAGAATCTGATGTGTTTGGTGCTAGTCACCTTATTGGTGCCCTCGCTGATTCCCTAAACAAAGCTGTGCATAAGCCATCCGAAGTCGGTAGTCTTGCTGGAGTGGTGGAGAAAGAACATCAAAGGCTTCTCGCAAGGAAATCAATCATTGAAAAACGTAAAGAAGACTATGAGCGTCAGATATTGGAAAAGGAAAAAGCAGAGGAGGCAAAGAGATTGAGCATTCAGAAGAAATCCGCGGATGAAGAAAGGGAGAGGCTTTTGAAGGACCGGAGGCTCAGGGAGCAGCAGAGGATCCGTCAGGAAATAGAGGACAGAGCGCAGAGAGAAATAggaaaaacagaacaaaaagtaACAAAACAAGGCGCCATGGAGCTTGTATCGCATTACCTAGCTTATAGAATGTCGCGTCAGGGGATGGAGAAGAGGCTGGAGAAGCTAGCAAAGAGAATGGATCACTTGGAGAGGGCAAGACGGCAGGAGGAAGCGCCGCTGATCGAGGAGGCCTTCCGAAGACGCGTCGAGGAAGAGAAGGTCCTCCACGAGCAAGAGCAGCTGAGAGAGAATGAGATCAGCGAGCAGCGCCACGCGGGTGACTTGCTGGAGAAGAAGAGGCTCTCTCGATTCTTGGAGCATAAGAATGCTTTCCAGGAAAGAGTTGTCCAACGCCGAGAAGCCGAGTTTCTTAGCCTGACGAAAGAGAGGGAGGAAAGGATCAGTCAGTTGGTATCTTCAAGAAGGCGTGAAAGGGAGACTGCACGGAAACTGACGTATTATCTGAAGATGGAAGAACAGCGGATCCAAAGGGCGCGTGAGGAAGAGGAACAGCGGATCCAAAGGGCGCGTGAGGAAGAAGAACAGCGGATCCAAAGGGCGCGCGAGGAAGAGGAGCAACGTGaagaggaagagagggagaggagggaagaagcTCCTCCTGCACGCAGTAATCAGCCCTGGCGTCGTAGATCAGGGCCCTCGGCAAACTCTTCTTCGTCTGGCAGCTGGAGGCACTGA
- the LOC123106489 gene encoding DEAD-box ATP-dependent RNA helicase 27-like — protein MYLSPCSLSAEPSENPVALPESIHHAVCDEDEGIQGKEEEEEENVMEEIGKEGKRKRKEEKGKKEKKRHKGKAGGILTNKLFSELAISELTAKAIGEMNYTHLTQIQARSIPHLMLGSDVLGSARTGSGKTLAFLIPAIELLHKARFTPRNGTGVIVVCPTRELAMQTHNVAKELMKHHSQTLGYVIGGTYMRSEANQLVEGINLLVATPGRLLDHLRSTGGFNYKGLQCLIIDEADRILEQNFEEDMKQIFKRLPRDRQTVLFSATQTKRVEDFANLTFGKNEERQRKLVYVGVDDSELKPTVEGLQQGYCVIPSEERLLVLYAFLRRMRLKQKVKVMVFFSSCSSVKFHAELLNFLGIECYDIHGQLKQQKRTSTFFRFSKEEKGILLCTNVAARGLDIPDVDYIVQFDPPDDPKDYIHRVGRTARGDKGKGHALLFLLPEEMKLLIYLRASNISLTEHKFNGKHVPKLQPQLEKIVAENYFLKQSAKEAYRSYLLAYNSHSMKDIFGVHHLDLKKVAASFCFNNPPKVNLNLESSASKHRKMRKVDGGKRHGISPSNPYGRRGGDDRRQFVRF, from the coding sequence atgtacCTGAGCCCATGTAGCCTCTCGGCTGAGCCGTCGGAGAACCCCGTCGCTCTGCCGGAGTCGATCCACCACGCTGTCTGCGATGAGGATGAAGGTAtccaggggaaggaggaggaggaggaggagaatgtGATGGAGGAGATCGGGAAAGAAGGGAAGCGTAAGAGGAAGGAGGAAaaggggaagaaggagaagaaaaggcACAAAGGCAAGGCAGGCGGGATTCTGACAAACAAGCTCTTCTCAGAGCTCGCCATCTCTGAGCTCACTGCCAAGGCCATCGGAGAGATGAACTACACCCACCTCACCCAGATTCAAGCCAGATCAATACCGCACCTGATGCTAGGGAGCGATGTGCTGGGTTCAGCCAGGACTGGCTCAGGGAAGACACTCGCTTTCCTTATTCCGGCCATCGAGCTGCTACACAAGGCGCGCTTCACGCCGAGGAATGGTACCGGAGTTATCGTGGTTTGTCCGACAAGGGAGCTCGCTATGCAGACGCACAATGTCGCCAAGGAGCTAATGAAGCATCACTCGCAAACTCTTGGATATGTGATTGGTGGCACTTACATGAGAAGCGAGGCCAACCAGCTCGTGGAAGGGATCAATCTGTTGGTCGCGACGCCGGGCAGGCTTTTGGACCATCTGAGAAGTACCGGTGGTTTCAACTACAAAGGGCTACAATGCCTTATAATCGATGAAGCTGACCGCATACTTGAGCAGAATTTCGAGGAGGACATGAAGCAAATATTCAAGCGCCTACCTCGGGACAGGCAAACTGTTCTCTTTTCTGCTACACAGACTAAAAGGGTTGAAGATTTTGCGAATCTTACGTTTGGGAAAAATGAAGAAAGGCAACGAAAACTTGTTTATGTTGGAGTTGATGATTCTGAATTGAAGCCTACCGTTGAGGGCTTGCAGCAGGGCTACTGTGTCATCCCAAGCGAGGAAAGGCTTCTGGTTCTGTATGCTTTCCTAAGAAGGATGCGGCTGAAGCAGAAGGTGAAGGTCATGGTGTTCTTTTCATCGTGTAGCTCTGTCAAATTCCACGCAGAATTGCTGAATTTCCTTGGGATAGAGTGTTATGATATCCATGGGCAACTGAAGCAGCAGAAACGCACTAGTACATTCTTCCGATTTTCCAAGGAGGAAAAGGGCATCTTATTATGCACTAACGTGGCAGCACGCGGGCTTGATATTCCTGATGTGGACTACATTGTGCAATTCGATCCTCCAGATGACCCAAAGGACTACATTCACAGAGTCGGTCGTACTGCCCGAGGTGATAAAGGCAAAGGACATGCATTGTTGTTCTTACTACCAGAAGAGATGAAGTTGCTCATTTACCTACGGGCGTCCAATATTTCTCTGACTGAACATAAGTTCAATGGAAAACATGTGCCAAAACTGCAACCTCAACTTGAGAAGATTGTTGCTGAGAATTACTTCCTAAAGCAGTCGGCGAAGGAAGCCTACAGGTCCTACCTTTTGGCATACAACTCACACTCTATGAAGGACATTTTTGGTGTCCATCACCTTGATCTCAAGAAAGTTGCGGCATCTTTCTGTTTTAATAACCCTCCTAAAGTGAATCTGAACCTGGAGAGTAGTGCATCGAAACACCGAAAGATGAGGAAAGTGGACGGTGGAAAGAGGCATGGAATTAGCCCTTCAAACCCCTATGGAAGGAGAGGTGGCGATGATCGAAGGCAGTTTGTAAGATTCTAG
- the LOC123106488 gene encoding uncharacterized protein, translated as MSLRRLLGFSATVSGRLPLRRCLTTAAAPHPPCPRSPSTAAPKHPPWAMIDYNSLVDESSSAPGACFGPVEPPLVSRITAPAHLLNPRERPAAGSSVVQLVTGHVNATSGDGHLLLAYYDILGEGPRESWNGNADVEAERCICNPISGEVLRLPYPGGPGGSRKNLGHRHMGLLTQAGGGCGHGPPDRFAVADIVSQRDRIVDRFLPEVGRWDLLLGVPCRPPLAWEMEMDQETVAFAGRLWWVDLTCGAVSMDPFSNQPELRFVPLPNGTSLTFILLEHKDSSAEHLAQFRREVAKCRRIGVSEGRLRFVDASIHDPFLLSSFVLDDEARSWTLEHQVELRKVLEDGGHPCEQAKRPPQIAVIDPLNADIIYITVGEQKHIVAVDMYQEKVIGSSPLQNQYHSLVPCVLPPWLGSSQIPNKGTASMPSEWPQGYHQRRSSNGSSEKVLKVADGRLVLA; from the exons ATGTCACTCCGGCGCCTGCTAGGCTTCTCCGCCACCGTCTCCGGCCGCCTCCCCCTCCGCCGctgcctcaccaccgccgccgctccgCACCCACCATGCCCCCgctccccctccaccgccgcccccaaGCACCCGCCGTGGGCCATGATTGACTACAACTCCCTCGTCGACGAATCGTCGTCGGCGCCGGGCGCGTGCTTCGGCCCCGTCGAGCCTCCACTTGTCTCCCGCATCACCGCCCCGGCGCACCTCCTCAATCCCAGGGagcgccccgccgccggcagcAGCGTCGTCCAACTCGTCACCGGCCACGTCAACGCCACCAGCGGcgacggccacctcctcctcgcctACTACGACATCCTAGGGGAGGGTCCCCGAGAATCCTGGAACGGCAACGCCGACGTCGAGGCCGAGCGCTGCATCTGCAACCCCATCAGCGGCGAGGTGCTCCGCCTCCCGTACCCCGGTGGCCCCGGAGGGTCCAGGAAGAACCTGGGCCACCGCCACATGGGCCTCCTCACCCAAGCCGGCGGCGGTTGCGGGCACGGCCCCCCTGACAGGTTCGCCGTCGCCGACATCGTCAGCCAGCGTGACCGCATCGTCGATCGGTTTCTCCCGGAGGTAGGcaggtgggatctgcttcttggcgtACCATGCCGGCCACCGCTCGCgtgggagatggagatggaccaaGAGACGGTGGCCTTCGCCGGCCGCCTCTGGTGGGTCGACCTGACCTGCGGCGCCGTCTCCATGGACCCGTTCAGCAACCAGCCGGAGCTCCGCTTCGTCCCGCTGCCGAATGGCACCTCGCTCACCTTCATTCTCTTGGAACACAAAGACTCGAGCGCGGAGCATCTTGCCCAGTTCAGGCGGGAGGTGGCCAAGTGCCGGCGCATCGGCGTCAGCGAGGGGAGGCTGCGCTTCGTTGACGCGTCCATTCACGACCCATTCCTGCTCAGCTCGTTTGTGCTTGACGACGAGGCCAGGAGCTGGACGCTGGAGCACCAGGTGGAGCTCAGGAAGGTCTTGGAGGATGGAGGCCACCCGTGCGAACAGGCGAAGAGGCCGCCGCAGATCGCCGTCATCGACCCACTCAACGCCGACATCATCTACATCACCGTCGGCGAGCAGAAGCACATCGTCGCCGTGGACATGTACCAGGAGAAGGTGATTGGGAGCTCTCCGCTTCAAAACCAATACCATTCGCTTGTACCATGCGTTCTTCCACCCTGGCTTGGATCAAGCCAGATTCCTAACAAAG GAACTGCCTCCATGCCTTCAGAATGGCCGCAGGGCTATCATCAGCGTCGTTCTAGCAACGGTTCTTCTGAGAAAGTACTTAAG GTGGCAGACGGAAGGTTGGTGCTTGCTTGA